The following nucleotide sequence is from Solidesulfovibrio carbinolicus.
GCGGCGGCGGGGGGACGGCGTCAAAGCCGCCCACGCGGCGCTGGGCCGTTTCCAGCCCGTCCTCGTAAAAGGCCATGATCCCGTCCACGGCCGCGGCCGTGACCTTGCGCACCACGGGCGTTTCATCTGCGCGAAAAGTTTCGAGCACATACCCGGCCACATCGCGGCCCTCGGGACGGCCGATGCCCAGGCGCAGGCGTACGAACTCCGGACTGCCCAGTTCCTGGTTGATGGACTTGAGCCCATTGTGGCCGGCGTTGCCGCCGCCGCGCTTGAGGCGCATGCGCCCCAAGGGCAGATCAAGCTCGTCGTGCAGGACAAAGACATCGGTGGGGGCCAGTTTGTAGAAATCCAGGGCGGCCCGCACGGCCCGGCCGCTTAAATTCATGAACGTGAGCGGCTTGACGCAGGCGAACTGGGCAAAGGCCCCGCCAGGCAGCACCGGCAACGAGACGGTGGCGGCTTCGAGATCCTTGCGGCCGGTCAGCGTCGCCTTGGGCGCGCCGCCAAGCTGCCGGGCGCGCTCCATGAGGGCGTCCAGGACCATGAATCCGAAATTGTGTCGGGTGGCGGCGTATCTCGGCCCGGGATTGCCCAGGCCCACGATGATGGCGGAAACGGCCATGGCAGGTGGGAAACCAAGGGGCTTTCGCGTGAAAAGAGGCGGGGCGCGCCGGAAAACGCACCCCGCCGCAGACGCGAAAACGAAACCTGGCGAAGGCTAGGCGCCTTCGCCGGCGG
It contains:
- the pth gene encoding aminoacyl-tRNA hydrolase, with protein sequence MAVSAIIVGLGNPGPRYAATRHNFGFMVLDALMERARQLGGAPKATLTGRKDLEAATVSLPVLPGGAFAQFACVKPLTFMNLSGRAVRAALDFYKLAPTDVFVLHDELDLPLGRMRLKRGGGNAGHNGLKSINQELGSPEFVRLRLGIGRPEGRDVAGYVLETFRADETPVVRKVTAAAVDGIMAFYEDGLETAQRRVGGFDAVPPPPPQP